The Sulfitobacter sp. OXR-159 genome has a window encoding:
- a CDS encoding ABC transporter permease codes for MEPATLRSAAPSVWTRLRRRKLALIGLALIALTFFGAIFAPWLTPYEPNDQMFDGLTLQGAPMPPGAQFPLGTDLLGRDLLARILYGARTSLIIGLVANGVALVIGTLIGITAGYFRGFIGSALMRLTDLMMAFPALLLAICLAAIFQPSLWIVALVIATVNWVQTARVIYTETSSLSQREFIAAEKTLGAGHLRILFRHILPHLVPMIIVWGTLGISTTVLLEATLSYLGVGVQPPTPSWGNIIFENQTYFQAAPWLVFFPGLAIVILALAFNLVGDALRDVLDPTQRGQDQ; via the coding sequence ATTGAACCTGCCACCCTGCGCAGTGCTGCACCCTCGGTATGGACCCGTCTGCGCCGCCGTAAACTGGCGCTCATTGGTCTTGCGTTAATTGCGCTGACCTTCTTTGGGGCGATCTTTGCGCCGTGGCTCACACCCTATGAGCCCAATGACCAGATGTTTGACGGGCTGACGCTACAGGGCGCGCCGATGCCACCGGGAGCGCAGTTTCCACTGGGGACGGACCTGTTGGGGCGCGATCTGTTGGCCCGCATCCTATACGGGGCGCGCACATCGCTGATTATCGGGCTGGTGGCGAATGGGGTGGCACTGGTGATCGGAACCCTGATCGGCATTACGGCGGGCTATTTCCGCGGCTTCATTGGGAGTGCGCTGATGCGGCTTACGGACCTGATGATGGCCTTTCCGGCGCTGTTGCTGGCGATCTGCCTTGCGGCGATCTTCCAGCCGTCGTTGTGGATCGTGGCGTTGGTGATTGCCACGGTGAACTGGGTGCAGACCGCGCGGGTAATTTATACCGAGACGTCATCCTTGTCGCAGCGTGAGTTCATTGCCGCAGAAAAGACTTTGGGCGCGGGGCATCTGCGCATTTTGTTTCGCCATATTCTGCCGCATCTGGTGCCGATGATCATTGTCTGGGGCACGCTTGGCATCTCCACCACTGTGCTGTTGGAGGCGACGCTTAGCTATCTCGGGGTCGGTGTGCAGCCGCCCACACCGAGCTGGGGCAACATTATTTTTGAGAACCAGACCTATTTCCAGGCCGCGCCTTGGCTCGTGTTCTTTCCAGGTTTGGCCATCGTGATTTTGGCGCTGGCTTTCAACCTTGTGGGTGATGCGCTCCGCGATGTGCTCGACCCGACACAAAGAGGGCAGGACCAATGA
- a CDS encoding ABC transporter permease: MINFLGRRLLQSAMILLGVSFITFALLYLLPSDPVRQIAGRSATAQTVANIREQLGLDQPFIVQYWRYLMDLLQFDLGRSYLQKTEVSALIAARLPATLLLMVGAISAELVLGLGMGIIAALRRGTTTDNTLMIASFIGVSAPQFVVGLLLLYVFAVQLGWFPIGGYGTFAHLVLPALTLGILGSGWYSRMMRSSMIDVLRQDFIRTAHAKGLSRARVLLRHALPNAILPVIAMIGIDIGIFMGGIVIVESVFGWPGIGQLAWQAIQRVDIPIIMGVTLVSACAIVLGNLVADIATLFADPRIKVR, from the coding sequence ATGATCAATTTCCTCGGCCGCCGTTTGCTGCAATCCGCCATGATCCTTCTGGGGGTGTCCTTCATCACCTTCGCGTTGCTCTATCTGCTGCCCTCCGATCCGGTGCGCCAGATCGCCGGACGGTCCGCGACCGCACAGACCGTCGCGAACATCCGTGAGCAATTGGGCCTCGATCAGCCCTTCATCGTGCAATACTGGCGCTACCTGATGGACCTTCTACAGTTCGACCTGGGCCGGTCTTACCTGCAGAAAACCGAGGTGAGCGCGCTGATTGCAGCGCGTCTGCCTGCAACGCTCTTGTTGATGGTCGGCGCGATTTCAGCGGAACTGGTGCTGGGGTTGGGCATGGGCATTATCGCGGCCCTGCGCCGAGGCACCACCACCGATAACACGCTGATGATCGCGTCCTTTATTGGCGTGAGCGCGCCGCAGTTCGTCGTAGGGCTTTTGCTGCTTTATGTTTTTGCGGTCCAACTGGGTTGGTTCCCTATCGGCGGCTACGGCACCTTCGCGCATCTGGTGCTGCCCGCGCTGACCTTGGGTATCCTCGGCTCGGGTTGGTATAGCCGTATGATGCGGTCTTCGATGATCGACGTATTGCGCCAAGACTTCATCCGCACCGCCCATGCAAAAGGCCTGTCGCGGGCGCGGGTGCTGCTGCGCCACGCGCTGCCCAATGCGATCCTGCCCGTCATTGCGATGATCGGCATCGATATCGGTATCTTTATGGGCGGTATCGTGATCGTTGAATCTGTCTTTGGTTGGCCCGGCATCGGTCAGCTTGCATGGCAAGCGATCCAGCGCGTCGACATTCCAATCATCATGGGCGTCACGCTGGTTTCGGCCTGCGCCATCGTGCTTGGCAATCTCGTGGCCGACATTGCCACGCTGTTTGCCGACCCGCGGATCAAGGTCCGCTAA
- a CDS encoding ABC transporter substrate-binding protein — MKKFLTSTALVAALALPGTVFADGHSDMDPNAKAGGNITITYKDDVATLDPAIGYDWQNWSMIKSLYDGLMDYAPGTTDLRPGLAESYEISEDGKVFTFKLREGVKFHNGREMTAEDVKYSLDRVTNPKTQSPGAGFFASIAGFDAISNGETETLEGVKVIDPLTVEITLSRPDATFLHVMGLNFAAVVAKEAVEEAGADFGKTAMGTGAFKLGEWTIGQRLVFEKNEDYWREGLPYLDRVTFEVGQEPIVALLRLQNGEVDVPGDGIPPAKFQEVMNDPEQAARVVEGGQLHTGYITLNTKMPPFDNADVRRAVNMAINKERITQVINGRAVPATQPLPPSMPGYTEGYEGYAYDPEKAKEMLAEAGFADGFETELYVMNTDPNPRIAQAIQQDLSKIGIDASIQSLAQASVIAAGGEEDQAPMIWSGGMAWIADFPDASNFYGPILGCAGAVQGGWNWSWYCNEEVDAMATEADSMTDPDAAEARLEKWSDVYMKIMEDAPWVPVFNEQRYTMKSERMGGADALYVDPVSIPVNYDYVYVNDVQ; from the coding sequence ATGAAGAAGTTCCTGACCTCTACGGCGCTGGTCGCAGCGCTTGCCTTGCCGGGCACGGTGTTTGCCGACGGCCATTCCGACATGGACCCCAACGCCAAAGCCGGCGGCAATATCACGATCACCTACAAAGATGATGTGGCCACACTGGACCCGGCCATTGGCTATGACTGGCAGAACTGGTCGATGATTAAATCGCTCTATGACGGATTGATGGACTATGCCCCCGGCACCACCGACCTGCGCCCCGGTCTGGCGGAGAGCTATGAGATTTCCGAGGACGGTAAGGTCTTTACCTTCAAACTGCGCGAGGGCGTGAAATTCCACAACGGCCGCGAGATGACCGCTGAGGACGTCAAATATTCGCTCGACCGGGTCACCAACCCCAAAACGCAAAGCCCGGGCGCAGGTTTCTTTGCCTCCATCGCGGGCTTTGATGCGATCTCTAACGGTGAGACCGAGACCCTTGAGGGCGTCAAAGTCATCGACCCGCTGACTGTGGAGATTACTCTGTCGCGCCCCGATGCAACCTTCCTGCATGTCATGGGCCTAAACTTTGCCGCGGTGGTGGCGAAAGAAGCGGTTGAAGAAGCGGGCGCCGATTTCGGCAAGACCGCGATGGGCACCGGTGCGTTTAAGCTGGGGGAGTGGACCATCGGCCAACGCCTCGTATTTGAAAAGAACGAAGACTACTGGCGCGAAGGGCTGCCCTATCTCGACCGCGTGACCTTTGAAGTGGGCCAAGAGCCAATCGTGGCACTTCTGCGCCTTCAGAACGGCGAAGTGGACGTGCCCGGCGATGGCATCCCGCCGGCCAAATTCCAAGAGGTCATGAATGATCCTGAGCAGGCGGCCCGTGTGGTTGAAGGAGGCCAGTTGCATACCGGCTATATCACCCTCAACACTAAGATGCCGCCCTTCGACAACGCGGATGTGCGTCGCGCGGTGAACATGGCGATCAACAAAGAGCGGATCACGCAAGTGATTAACGGTCGCGCCGTGCCTGCGACCCAACCGCTGCCCCCCTCCATGCCCGGCTATACAGAAGGTTATGAAGGCTACGCCTATGACCCGGAAAAAGCCAAAGAGATGTTGGCTGAGGCGGGCTTCGCCGATGGGTTCGAGACAGAGCTCTACGTGATGAACACGGACCCCAATCCGCGTATCGCACAGGCGATCCAGCAGGACTTGAGCAAGATCGGTATCGACGCGTCGATCCAATCGCTGGCGCAGGCCAGCGTCATTGCTGCGGGCGGTGAAGAAGACCAAGCGCCGATGATCTGGTCGGGCGGAATGGCGTGGATTGCCGACTTCCCCGATGCATCGAACTTCTATGGCCCAATTTTGGGCTGTGCTGGTGCAGTTCAGGGCGGTTGGAACTGGTCGTGGTACTGCAACGAAGAGGTCGATGCGATGGCCACCGAGGCCGATAGCATGACCGATCCCGATGCTGCGGAGGCGCGGTTGGAAAAATGGTCGGACGTCTACATGAAGATCATGGAAGACGCGCCTTGGGTGCCGGTGTTCAACGAACAGCGCTACACCATGAAGTCCGAGCGGATGGGCGGCGCCGATGCGCTCTACGTCGATCCCGTCTCGATCCCCGTTAACTATGACTATGTGTATGTAAACGATGTGCAATAA
- a CDS encoding acetamidase/formamidase family protein: protein MCNKCPDYTIHGRHHHFGWDNALVPAETVTPGSTLEFHCHDSSAGQLTKDSTVKDVETLDFGKINPVSGPIYVEGAEPGDALKITIEGFTPSGFGWTANIPGFGLLADQFTDPALTIWDYDPDTLAPALFGKHGRVPLKPFAGTIGCALAEDGLHSIVPPRRVGGNLDIRDLAAGTTLYLPVEVAGALFSIGDTHAAQGDGEVCGTAIESPMNATVTLDLVKDAQLKMPRFTTPGPVTNHLDAKGYEVTTGIGPDLMTGARDAVSQMVDLLCATQGLAPEDAYMLVSTCGDLRISEIVDMPNWIVSFYFPRCVFE from the coding sequence ATGTGCAATAAATGTCCTGACTATACGATCCACGGACGCCATCACCATTTTGGCTGGGACAACGCGCTTGTCCCAGCCGAGACGGTGACCCCTGGGTCCACGCTCGAATTCCACTGCCATGACAGCTCTGCCGGTCAGTTGACCAAAGACAGCACCGTTAAGGACGTGGAGACGCTGGATTTTGGCAAGATCAACCCGGTTTCGGGCCCGATCTATGTCGAAGGCGCGGAGCCGGGCGATGCGCTCAAGATTACCATCGAGGGGTTCACCCCCTCGGGGTTTGGCTGGACCGCCAATATCCCGGGCTTTGGGCTCTTGGCTGATCAATTCACTGACCCCGCGCTGACGATCTGGGACTATGACCCCGATACGCTGGCGCCGGCGCTTTTTGGCAAACATGGCCGCGTACCGCTTAAACCCTTTGCGGGCACCATTGGCTGTGCGCTGGCCGAAGACGGTTTGCATTCCATCGTGCCGCCGCGGCGTGTGGGCGGTAATCTCGACATTCGCGATCTGGCAGCAGGCACCACGCTCTATCTACCGGTTGAGGTGGCGGGCGCATTGTTCTCCATCGGCGATACCCATGCGGCACAGGGCGACGGCGAGGTCTGCGGCACCGCCATTGAGAGCCCAATGAACGCCACGGTGACGCTTGATCTGGTCAAAGATGCACAACTTAAGATGCCACGGTTCACAACACCGGGGCCGGTGACCAACCACCTTGACGCCAAAGGCTATGAGGTCACCACCGGGATCGGGCCGGATCTGATGACGGGCGCACGGGATGCAGTGAGCCAAATGGTCGACCTGCTCTGCGCCACGCAGGGTTTGGCGCCGGAGGATGCCTATATGCTGGTTTCCACCTGTGGCGATCTGCGCATCTCGGAAATCGTGGACATGCCAAACTGGATCGTGTCCTTCTATTTCCCACGCTGTGTCTTCGAATGA
- a CDS encoding ABC transporter ATP-binding protein yields the protein MAAMQTSPAAHPAGARPVLTVDGLSISVRTEQGMLPLVQDLSFTLHKGRTLAIAGESGSGKSLTSLAIMGLLPPPAVRVTGGAINFDGQDLTKLAEGKLKQLRGNRIAMIFQEPMTALNPVMRIGAQLIEAIRAHEDVSKAEARKRALEAVRAVRLTEPERRLQQYPHELSGGMRQRVVIAMAIALRPDILIADEPTTALDVTVQREVLDLLRDLARDMNTALILITHDMGVVAEMADDVLVMQRGRMVEHAPVRKLFSNPDQPYTRQLLAAVPRMGQGHGAHPDKDAEPLVSLREARVAYDLHGGLLGRVVQRVHAVESVSFDIYPGETFALVGESGCGKSTIARALAGLVPHSGEIRFQGKPLGNDAATRKQISRELQMVFQDPMAALNGRMTAGDLVREPLVIHGVGTAASRREKAAALFERVGLGEDALDRYPHEFSGGQRQRICIARALALDPKLIIADESVSALDVSVQATVLDLLAELKREMRMSYLFISHDMAVVENIADRVAVMYLGQIVEMGTGAQVFGDPRHPYTQRLIEAVPHADPDRVLPARVLAASDPPSPVRAVGDPPDIVTLDNVGEGHLVARS from the coding sequence ATGGCGGCGATGCAAACCTCCCCCGCGGCGCACCCCGCGGGGGCCCGACCGGTCCTCACGGTGGACGGCCTGTCGATCTCGGTCCGGACCGAGCAGGGCATGCTGCCACTTGTGCAAGACCTGTCCTTCACCTTGCATAAGGGCAGGACCTTGGCGATTGCGGGTGAAAGCGGGTCGGGCAAATCGCTGACCTCCCTTGCGATCATGGGTCTGCTGCCGCCGCCCGCGGTGCGGGTCACGGGCGGTGCGATCAATTTCGATGGGCAAGACCTGACCAAGCTCGCTGAAGGCAAGCTAAAACAGCTGCGCGGCAATCGCATCGCGATGATCTTCCAAGAGCCAATGACCGCACTCAATCCGGTCATGCGTATCGGTGCGCAACTGATTGAGGCGATCCGCGCGCATGAAGACGTATCGAAGGCCGAGGCCCGTAAACGCGCACTTGAAGCCGTGCGCGCCGTGCGTCTGACCGAGCCAGAGCGCCGCTTGCAGCAATATCCTCATGAGCTTTCGGGCGGCATGCGCCAACGGGTGGTGATCGCCATGGCCATCGCCCTGCGTCCTGATATTCTGATTGCAGATGAGCCGACGACCGCGCTCGATGTGACGGTCCAGCGCGAGGTGCTCGACCTTCTGCGTGATTTGGCGCGCGATATGAACACAGCACTAATCCTGATTACCCACGACATGGGTGTGGTGGCCGAGATGGCCGATGACGTTCTGGTGATGCAGCGCGGTCGGATGGTGGAGCACGCGCCCGTGCGCAAGCTCTTCTCAAACCCCGATCAGCCCTATACTCGCCAGTTGCTGGCAGCTGTTCCGCGCATGGGGCAGGGGCATGGGGCACATCCCGATAAGGATGCTGAGCCCTTGGTTAGCTTGCGCGAAGCGCGGGTGGCCTATGATCTGCACGGTGGGCTATTGGGCCGCGTGGTGCAGAGGGTGCATGCGGTTGAATCTGTGTCCTTTGATATTTACCCCGGCGAAACATTTGCCCTTGTGGGCGAAAGTGGCTGTGGCAAATCAACCATCGCAAGGGCCCTGGCCGGTCTGGTGCCGCATAGTGGCGAGATCCGGTTCCAAGGCAAACCACTGGGCAATGATGCCGCGACGCGCAAACAGATCAGCCGCGAGCTGCAGATGGTATTCCAAGACCCGATGGCCGCTTTGAATGGGCGCATGACCGCGGGTGATTTGGTGCGCGAGCCACTGGTGATCCACGGCGTGGGCACAGCAGCGAGCCGTCGCGAGAAGGCTGCCGCGCTATTTGAACGTGTGGGCCTGGGCGAGGACGCGCTTGATCGCTATCCGCATGAGTTCTCGGGAGGACAGCGTCAGCGTATCTGTATCGCGCGCGCGCTCGCACTGGATCCGAAACTCATTATCGCAGACGAAAGCGTCTCGGCACTTGATGTATCGGTTCAAGCTACAGTGCTAGACCTGCTGGCCGAGTTGAAACGCGAGATGCGCATGTCCTATCTCTTCATCAGCCATGACATGGCCGTGGTCGAGAATATCGCGGACCGGGTCGCGGTGATGTATTTGGGCCAGATCGTAGAGATGGGGACAGGTGCGCAGGTCTTCGGTGATCCGCGCCACCCCTATACGCAACGATTGATCGAAGCCGTGCCTCATGCTGATCCTGACCGCGTGCTGCCCGCGCGGGTGCTCGCCGCAAGCGATCCGCCGAGCCCGGTTCGCGCCGTTGGGGACCCGCCTGATATTGTGACGTTAGATAATGTGGGCGAAGGCCACTTGGTGGCACGTTCGTAG
- a CDS encoding IS630 family transposase, with translation MRRRREDWFTHRLPAIARMPERVVFLDETAVKTNLTRLRGWAPRGERLKMDAPFGSWGTQTLIAGLTHEALIAPWVIKGAMDGPAFAAYVQKVLIPEIAPGTAVVLDNLATHRNKEAAAALKAHGCWFLYLPPYSPDLNPIELAFSKLKSHLRRISARSFTSVFEALGDICAMYSPQECSNYFQAAGYASG, from the coding sequence GTGAGGCGACGACGTGAGGACTGGTTCACACACCGTTTGCCAGCCATTGCGCGGATGCCGGAACGCGTTGTCTTTCTTGACGAAACAGCGGTCAAAACGAACCTCACCCGGCTGCGCGGATGGGCCCCGCGTGGCGAGCGCCTGAAGATGGATGCGCCCTTCGGCAGTTGGGGAACCCAAACCCTGATTGCGGGGCTGACACATGAGGCCCTGATCGCACCTTGGGTGATCAAAGGCGCGATGGATGGCCCTGCCTTCGCGGCCTATGTCCAAAAGGTCCTGATCCCTGAGATCGCGCCAGGCACGGCAGTCGTTCTCGACAACCTCGCGACGCATCGCAACAAAGAAGCCGCGGCGGCGCTCAAGGCCCATGGATGCTGGTTCCTCTATCTGCCGCCATATTCGCCAGACCTGAACCCAATTGAGTTGGCTTTCTCCAAATTGAAGTCTCACCTCAGACGCATCAGTGCGCGATCATTCACCTCGGTGTTCGAAGCCCTTGGTGATATCTGCGCAATGTACTCCCCGCAGGAGTGTTCAAACTACTTTCAGGCTGCCGGCTATGCCTCAGGTTAA
- a CDS encoding IS256 family transposase has translation MSIDKKLLDQLMEGRSSGDLFGKEGILAELTKALAERALTAEMEEHLGAEREEGVAEGQNHPPNRRNGSSQKTVTTDSGKVILDIPRDRNGTFDPLLIAKYQRRFPEFDRKIVSMYARGMTTREIQGHIEEIYGFEASPSLISVITEAVMDEVTAWQSRPLEPCYPVVFMDAIRVNIRSDGAVSNKAVFVALAIRPDGTRDVLGLWFQANEGAKFWAKVLNDLRHRGVQDILIAVVDGLKGFPQAIEAAFPETQVQTCIVHLLRHSMSFASYKDRKAVATALKAVYTALDVEAAEAALAEFEESDLAKRYPAIAPSWRRAWNEVIPFLDYPPEVRRLIYTTNAIEALNSKIRRAVRTRGHFPSDEAAAKLIFLALNATSVEWKRSVREWHRVKSQLAIMFEERFPMA, from the coding sequence ATGAGCATCGACAAAAAGCTATTAGACCAACTGATGGAAGGCCGGTCCTCTGGCGACCTATTCGGCAAGGAGGGCATTCTTGCCGAGTTGACCAAAGCATTGGCAGAACGCGCTTTAACAGCTGAGATGGAGGAACATCTTGGGGCAGAGCGCGAAGAAGGTGTCGCGGAGGGCCAGAACCATCCGCCCAATCGTCGTAATGGCAGCAGCCAGAAGACTGTGACCACCGACAGTGGGAAGGTCATCTTGGATATTCCGCGCGACCGCAACGGCACCTTTGATCCGCTGTTGATCGCCAAGTATCAGCGTCGTTTTCCCGAGTTCGACCGCAAGATCGTCAGCATGTATGCACGCGGAATGACGACCCGTGAGATCCAAGGGCACATTGAAGAGATTTACGGCTTTGAGGCATCACCCAGCTTGATATCGGTGATCACTGAGGCTGTGATGGACGAGGTCACCGCCTGGCAGAGCCGGCCACTGGAACCCTGCTATCCCGTCGTCTTCATGGATGCGATCCGCGTCAACATCCGCAGTGATGGAGCGGTCTCGAACAAGGCGGTCTTCGTAGCCTTGGCGATCCGTCCAGACGGCACCCGGGACGTTCTGGGGCTGTGGTTCCAGGCCAACGAGGGTGCCAAATTTTGGGCAAAGGTTCTGAATGATCTACGTCACAGGGGCGTTCAGGACATTCTGATTGCCGTGGTCGACGGCCTCAAAGGCTTCCCCCAGGCCATTGAGGCGGCTTTCCCGGAAACCCAGGTCCAGACGTGCATCGTTCATTTGCTGCGCCACTCTATGAGCTTTGCCAGCTACAAGGACCGCAAGGCCGTGGCGACAGCCCTGAAGGCAGTCTACACCGCCTTGGACGTCGAAGCAGCAGAGGCTGCGCTGGCCGAGTTCGAGGAGAGCGATCTGGCCAAGCGCTATCCGGCCATTGCACCGAGCTGGCGCCGAGCCTGGAACGAGGTGATCCCGTTTCTCGACTACCCGCCCGAAGTGCGCCGATTGATTTACACAACGAATGCCATAGAAGCCCTGAACTCAAAAATCCGGCGTGCGGTGCGAACCCGAGGCCACTTCCCGAGCGATGAGGCGGCAGCAAAGTTGATCTTCTTGGCGCTCAATGCTACTTCCGTCGAGTGGAAGCGATCTGTGCGTGAATGGCACCGTGTTAAAAGCCAACTCGCCATCATGTTCGAAGAACGCTTTCCCATGGCGTAA
- a CDS encoding amino acid ABC transporter ATP-binding protein, which yields MQDAGNQAVIKISELNKWYGSYHALRNINLKIKRGEKIVICGPSGSGKSTLVRCINALEAHHSGTIDVVGTRLTSNMKNVGKIRAEVGMCFQQFNLFPHLTVLENCTLAPRWTRKETTQEANKNAMHFLEKVKIPEQAGKYPGQLSGGQQQRVAIARALCMKPQIMLFDEPTSALDPEMIKEVLDTMSELAEDGMTMLCVTHEMGFARKVADRVIFMADGAIVEENNPDTFFSAPKNTRTQKFLSQIVGH from the coding sequence ATGCAGGATGCGGGCAATCAAGCGGTTATCAAAATATCCGAGCTAAACAAATGGTATGGCAGTTACCATGCTTTGCGAAACATCAACTTGAAGATTAAGCGGGGCGAAAAAATTGTGATCTGCGGCCCGTCAGGCTCGGGGAAATCTACGCTCGTGAGGTGTATAAACGCCTTGGAAGCTCATCACTCTGGCACGATCGACGTGGTCGGAACACGGCTGACGTCCAATATGAAGAACGTAGGCAAAATCAGGGCTGAAGTGGGGATGTGCTTCCAACAATTCAATTTATTCCCTCACTTAACTGTTTTAGAGAATTGCACGTTGGCGCCGAGGTGGACGCGTAAAGAAACAACACAAGAAGCCAACAAGAATGCAATGCACTTCCTTGAAAAGGTAAAAATACCTGAACAGGCAGGAAAGTACCCTGGGCAGTTGTCTGGAGGGCAGCAGCAGCGCGTAGCTATTGCCCGGGCTCTTTGCATGAAGCCGCAGATTATGCTGTTCGATGAACCCACGTCAGCACTTGATCCCGAAATGATCAAGGAAGTGCTCGATACGATGAGTGAGCTGGCGGAAGATGGTATGACCATGCTCTGCGTAACCCATGAGATGGGATTTGCGCGAAAAGTGGCTGATCGGGTGATATTCATGGCGGATGGCGCCATCGTTGAAGAAAACAATCCTGATACCTTTTTTTCAGCGCCCAAGAACACTCGGACACAGAAATTTCTCAGCCAAATTGTCGGGCATTGA
- a CDS encoding amino acid ABC transporter permease, whose amino-acid sequence MDFVDTFLNAEVILRVYPMLLKGIGNTVALATTTIVVGGIAGVLICLIRLYAPKFFRGMAIAYVDLFRAIPILVLLVIIYYALPFMGIRLNAFMATTLALGLVFSSFTAEVFRAGIQAIPRGQTEAAAALGLSFPVTIWKVILPQAFRIAIPPHTSNAVAIAKDTSLASVVAMPDLLKQATDAQALTANPSPLIAAAIMYLIVLLPAVRLVSYLEERFRNDGKAA is encoded by the coding sequence ATGGACTTCGTTGATACGTTTCTCAACGCAGAGGTGATCCTCCGCGTCTATCCAATGCTGCTTAAAGGAATTGGCAATACTGTCGCTCTGGCCACCACAACAATCGTTGTTGGGGGGATCGCAGGAGTTTTAATCTGTCTTATCAGGCTCTATGCCCCCAAGTTCTTCCGTGGAATGGCAATCGCCTATGTAGATCTCTTTCGGGCGATCCCGATCCTCGTCCTGCTAGTCATCATATATTACGCTTTGCCGTTTATGGGCATTCGCTTGAACGCATTTATGGCGACTACATTGGCATTGGGGCTTGTGTTCTCCTCGTTCACCGCAGAGGTGTTCCGCGCCGGTATTCAGGCTATCCCGCGAGGCCAGACGGAAGCCGCAGCTGCACTTGGCCTATCGTTCCCGGTCACAATCTGGAAAGTCATCTTGCCACAGGCATTTCGGATCGCGATCCCACCACACACATCAAATGCGGTCGCGATTGCAAAGGACACCTCGCTTGCATCGGTCGTAGCGATGCCAGATCTGCTAAAGCAGGCCACCGACGCACAGGCCCTCACCGCGAACCCCTCTCCGCTTATTGCGGCTGCCATTATGTATTTAATCGTTCTGCTGCCCGCCGTGCGTTTGGTTTCCTATCTGGAAGAGCGATTCCGGAACGACGGAAAAGCTGCCTAA
- a CDS encoding ABC transporter substrate-binding protein, which translates to MNTKLSLGVITLAVLGQAAAAETLVVGAYSANPPWEYKNDQSTFEGFEVDLVEEIGKRVGADIEFQDLGFQALFAATSSGRIDMAISTITVTNERLQNQAFTQGYYDSDLALIGRQDGDVSEMASMEGKTVGVLSSSIAEAWVNANAESIGFDSIRGYTTQQNLLLDVRSQRLDGAVGDLAGYQYAFQQMPDLKILETIPTGDRFAIMMPQGSEHLESVNAAISEIKEDGTLAEIHEKWLGVAPAPDTSTVAVMPVPTAE; encoded by the coding sequence ATGAACACGAAACTATCACTAGGCGTCATCACGTTAGCGGTACTAGGCCAAGCCGCCGCCGCTGAAACGCTGGTCGTTGGCGCATACTCAGCTAACCCGCCTTGGGAATACAAGAACGATCAAAGCACGTTTGAGGGCTTTGAAGTGGATCTGGTTGAAGAGATCGGCAAAAGAGTTGGTGCAGATATCGAGTTTCAAGACCTCGGCTTCCAAGCGCTTTTCGCTGCAACTTCTTCTGGGCGTATCGATATGGCGATTTCGACCATTACAGTAACCAACGAGCGTCTTCAAAATCAGGCATTTACGCAAGGGTACTACGACAGCGATCTGGCGCTGATTGGGCGACAAGACGGGGACGTGTCAGAGATGGCTAGCATGGAAGGCAAAACCGTTGGCGTTCTATCGTCGTCCATTGCAGAAGCCTGGGTGAATGCGAATGCCGAGAGCATCGGCTTTGACAGCATCCGTGGCTATACTACGCAACAAAACTTGTTACTGGATGTGCGCTCGCAGCGTCTGGATGGGGCAGTAGGCGATCTGGCCGGGTACCAATACGCCTTTCAGCAAATGCCTGACCTTAAAATACTTGAAACGATCCCGACGGGGGACCGGTTCGCGATCATGATGCCTCAGGGCTCTGAGCATCTCGAGAGCGTTAACGCCGCGATTTCAGAGATAAAAGAAGACGGAACGCTCGCCGAGATCCATGAGAAATGGCTTGGAGTAGCTCCGGCGCCAGACACGTCGACCGTAGCCGTAATGCCGGTGCCAACCGCCGAGTGA